The Bdellovibrionota bacterium genome has a window encoding:
- a CDS encoding GTPase, protein PARPKVAAYPFTTLSPALGTAVHQGKRIVIADIPGLIQDAHAGVGLGTRFLRHIQRTRALVYLVSADREDPFKPWKDFETTRNEIGLHDELLLQKRSLLVLNKIDLLTDAEIRANVEEIQKHGWNPVAISAKTKRHIKLFWRALFKVFS, encoded by the coding sequence CCCGCCCGCCCGAAAGTCGCCGCCTACCCGTTCACGACGCTCTCCCCGGCGCTCGGAACCGCCGTACATCAAGGCAAACGAATCGTGATCGCCGATATTCCCGGTCTGATCCAGGACGCTCACGCCGGCGTAGGACTGGGAACGCGGTTTCTTCGGCACATTCAACGGACGCGGGCGCTTGTGTACCTCGTTTCCGCCGACCGGGAGGATCCCTTTAAGCCGTGGAAAGACTTCGAGACGACGCGCAACGAGATCGGTCTCCATGACGAACTGCTTCTTCAAAAACGCTCTCTCCTCGTTTTGAACAAAATCGATCTTTTGACAGACGCCGAGATCCGGGCAAACGTGGAGGAGATTCAAAAACATGGATGGAACCCTGTCGCAATTTCCGCGAAAACCAAACGTCACATCAAACTTTTCTGGCGCGCTCTATTTAAGGTCT